One Deinococcus aerophilus DNA window includes the following coding sequences:
- a CDS encoding molybdopterin oxidoreductase family protein: MTASVSTRDVLLTCPLDCPDACRLRVTLGRGEDGQERMLKVTGDAAHPYTRGFACAKTVHYPARANHPERPLYPLRRVNPKTDAEPMFERVGWDTALDDIAARLRTLLDTRGPQSILRYNYAGTMGLMEGTHVHAFFRALGTPELDETICATAGTEAWALSYGARYAVDPADVRHARLIVLWGINSLSTHSHLTPELTAARKAGARIICVDPYRNRTAAYADTHLKIRPGSDAALALGVMHELFAHGWTDDAYIAEATQGIEELREATRGWTPQRTATTTGLSVQDVQDLARAIGTTRPTYIRVGYGMTRHEYGGTNLRAVTLISALTGDWRVPGGGCVLSSSGAFKLNRTQLGAAHLIREDTPHINMNAFSDALKPAAGLGATLIYNCNPAVVAPDSGGVRAGLQRDDLLVVVLEQAMTETARLADYVLPATTFAEHADVYTSYGHHWLGYNPAELEAPGETRPNSWVFQQLARRLGVTEPSVYWSMDDLLEAVLDSGHPYLTGITPERVKAEGSVRLNLPTPFLPYAHGAETPSGRVQLAPAPVHREAQAALNDAYPLRLLTPPAHHFLNSTYGNLPQLNRAEGGEPQLLMHPDDAQAAGLGDGEYAALESEVGRVQRRVRVTGATQPGVVVVEGTWWGLSAPDGQSINTLTAQTLTDLGGGSTFHNTRVRVRPAGAAPEGVASFRGGTSS; encoded by the coding sequence ATGACCGCCTCTGTCTCCACACGTGACGTGCTGCTCACCTGCCCGCTGGACTGCCCGGATGCCTGCCGCCTGCGGGTGACGCTCGGGCGCGGCGAGGACGGGCAGGAGCGCATGCTCAAGGTCACGGGAGATGCCGCCCATCCCTACACCCGCGGCTTTGCGTGTGCCAAGACGGTGCATTACCCGGCGCGGGCCAACCATCCGGAGCGGCCCCTGTATCCGCTGCGGCGCGTGAACCCCAAGACCGACGCCGAGCCGATGTTCGAGCGCGTGGGCTGGGACACGGCGCTCGACGACATTGCCGCCCGCCTGCGGACGCTGCTGGACACCCGCGGCCCGCAGAGCATCCTGCGTTACAACTACGCCGGGACCATGGGCCTGATGGAGGGAACGCACGTCCACGCCTTTTTCCGCGCCCTGGGCACCCCGGAACTGGACGAGACGATCTGTGCCACCGCCGGCACCGAGGCCTGGGCCCTGAGCTACGGCGCGCGTTACGCCGTAGACCCGGCGGACGTGCGCCACGCCCGATTGATCGTGCTGTGGGGCATCAACAGCCTGAGCACCCACAGCCATCTGACGCCCGAGCTGACGGCGGCGCGCAAGGCCGGCGCCCGGATCATCTGCGTGGATCCGTACCGCAACCGCACCGCCGCCTATGCCGACACGCACCTCAAGATCCGGCCCGGCAGCGACGCGGCGCTGGCGCTGGGCGTCATGCACGAGCTGTTCGCCCACGGCTGGACCGACGACGCTTACATCGCCGAGGCGACCCAGGGCATCGAGGAGCTGCGTGAGGCGACCCGCGGGTGGACGCCGCAGCGCACGGCCACCACGACCGGCCTGAGCGTGCAGGACGTGCAGGACCTTGCCCGCGCCATCGGTACCACCCGGCCCACCTACATCCGGGTGGGCTACGGCATGACCCGCCACGAATACGGCGGAACCAACCTGCGCGCCGTCACCCTGATCTCGGCGCTGACCGGCGACTGGCGCGTGCCGGGGGGCGGCTGCGTCCTGAGCAGCAGCGGGGCCTTCAAGCTCAACCGCACGCAGCTGGGCGCGGCCCATCTGATCCGGGAGGACACGCCGCACATCAACATGAACGCCTTCTCGGACGCCCTGAAGCCCGCCGCCGGGCTGGGCGCCACGCTGATCTACAACTGCAACCCAGCGGTGGTGGCCCCGGATTCGGGCGGCGTGCGTGCCGGCCTGCAGCGCGATGATCTGCTCGTGGTGGTGCTGGAACAGGCCATGACCGAGACGGCCCGACTCGCCGATTACGTGCTGCCTGCCACGACCTTTGCCGAACACGCCGACGTGTACACAAGTTACGGCCACCACTGGCTGGGCTACAACCCCGCCGAGCTGGAGGCCCCCGGCGAGACGCGGCCCAACTCCTGGGTCTTTCAGCAGCTGGCCCGCCGCCTGGGCGTGACCGAGCCGAGCGTGTACTGGAGCATGGATGACCTGCTGGAGGCGGTGCTGGACAGTGGCCACCCGTACCTGACGGGCATCACCCCGGAGCGGGTGAAGGCCGAGGGCAGCGTGCGCCTGAACCTGCCCACGCCTTTTCTGCCGTATGCCCACGGAGCGGAGACCCCCAGTGGAAGGGTGCAGCTGGCGCCCGCGCCGGTTCACCGCGAGGCGCAGGCCGCCCTGAACGACGCCTATCCCCTGCGGCTGCTCACCCCGCCCGCGCACCACTTCCTGAACAGCACCTACGGCAACCTGCCCCAGCTCAACCGCGCCGAGGGCGGCGAACCCCAGCTCCTGATGCATCCCGATGACGCTCAGGCAGCCGGACTGGGCGACGGGGAATACGCCGCGCTGGAATCCGAGGTGGGCCGGGTGCAGCGCCGCGTGCGGGTGACCGGGGCAACGCAGCCGGGCGTGGTGGTGGTGGAGGGCACGTGGTGGGGCCTGTCGGCGCCGGACGGCCAGAGCATCAACACCCTGACCGCCCAGACCCTCACGGACCTGGGCGGGGGCAGCACCTTCCACAACACGCGGGTGCGGGTGCGGCCCGCCGGGGCGGCCCCCGAAGGTGTGGCGTCTTTTCGGGGCGGCACCAGCTCCTGA
- a CDS encoding phosphotransferase family protein, producing MGVGSVQPGQPRVASGRARVRRTGHAGKCRGGPAGVRSSGKARGGWSAGSPPAVCRGRCAGHHLHGRSHRVSARRWGGYVRGLAAFLAGLHRLPATEFAFLSPLAPVGPRPSRPDTALSEGRIRRALDGLSAPPCTPVVLHGDFWPGNVLWQGGQVSAVIDWEDAAVGDALSDVGNARLELLFFLGRRAINAFTREYVALTGATLTGLPYWDLRAALRPCGRLGEWGLDADLEAQMRRRHAGFVERALASAGDDPTPGTNPV from the coding sequence CTGGGTGTTGGAAGTGTCCAGCCCGGACAGCCCAGGGTCGCGTCTGGTCGTGCGCGAGTACGGCGCACAGGACATGCAGGGAAATGCCGGGGTGGCCCAGCAGGAGTTCGCTCTTCTGGAAAGGCTCGGGGCGGGTGGTCTGCCGGTTCCCCGCCCGCTGTATGCCGAGGCCGGTGTGCTGGTCACCACCTTCATGGACGGAGTCACCGAGTTTCAGCCCGCCGATGGGGGGGGTACGTGCGCGGGCTGGCGGCGTTTCTGGCGGGGCTGCACCGGTTGCCCGCCACTGAGTTTGCCTTTCTGTCGCCCCTGGCCCCTGTGGGCCCCCGCCCGAGCCGTCCCGACACAGCGCTGTCGGAAGGACGCATTCGGAGAGCGCTGGACGGTCTTTCGGCTCCACCCTGCACCCCGGTGGTCCTGCACGGCGATTTCTGGCCCGGCAATGTCCTGTGGCAGGGCGGGCAGGTGTCCGCGGTCATTGACTGGGAGGACGCCGCCGTGGGCGATGCCCTCTCGGATGTAGGGAATGCCCGGTTGGAACTGCTGTTCTTTCTGGGGCGGCGGGCGATAAACGCTTTTACGCGCGAGTACGTAGCGCTCACGGGAGCAACCCTGACCGGCCTGCCGTACTGGGATCTGCGGGCGGCCCTGCGGCCCTGCGGACGGCTGGGGGAATGGGGCCTGGACGCCGACCTTGAGGCGCAGATGCGCCGGCGACATGCGGGGTTCGTGGAGCGGGCGCTGGCGTCGGCTGGGGACGACCCGACACCTGGCACGAACCCGGTCTGA
- a CDS encoding glyoxalase superfamily protein, with translation MNWTLEVVVVPVSDVDRARAFYADQLGFVVDHDTRMGETRRTVQLTPPGSGCSVVIGTGLTDMAPGSLRGLQLVVRDVRAAHAELVGRGVKVGPVQVIGPAGMRPAQDGDALNHAGFVFFKDPDGNSWAVQQIDART, from the coding sequence ATGAACTGGACCCTGGAAGTGGTGGTGGTGCCGGTCAGCGATGTGGACCGGGCCCGCGCCTTCTATGCCGATCAGCTTGGCTTCGTGGTGGACCATGACACCCGCATGGGAGAGACCCGGCGCACCGTGCAGTTGACCCCCCCGGGTTCGGGTTGCTCGGTTGTGATCGGGACCGGCCTGACCGACATGGCCCCCGGGTCGCTGCGGGGCCTGCAACTGGTGGTGCGCGACGTGCGGGCCGCCCACGCCGAACTCGTGGGACGCGGCGTGAAGGTCGGCCCGGTTCAGGTGATCGGCCCGGCGGGCATGCGTCCGGCGCAGGACGGAGACGCGCTGAACCACGCGGGCTTCGTGTTCTTCAAGGATCCGGACGGCAACAGCTGGGCGGTGCAGCAGATCGACGCGCGGACGTAG
- a CDS encoding GH1 family beta-glucosidase encodes MTQPHPQAFPPRFTWGVATSSYQIEGAAHEDGRSPSIWDTFCAAPGKVKGGDNGDVACDHYHRLDGDLDLIASLGVNAYRFSVAWPRILPGGRGAVNRAGLDFYSRLVDGLLARGITPWLTLYHWDLPQVLQDAGGWPARDTALAFGEYAAIVAAELGDRVGHFITINEPWVAAYLGHGAGVHAPGHTDLAESFAASHHLLLAHGLGVRAVRAAAPGAQVGITLNLAAAYPATDREADHAAAHRQDGFANRWYLDPVFGRGYPQDTVKLLGNASPQAQELVRPGDLDIIGTPSDFLGVNMYSRSVVETAPGEGWLGVRQLRPEGSEYTGFDWEVAPQSLSDLMLRLQRDYTPRAIYITENGATYPDTVSEDGTVHDEARTRYFQQHLAALEVALAGGAKVSGYFAWSLMDNFEWAEGYDKRFGIVHVDFDTQARTLKQSGRWYRDFLTRAQQGQPA; translated from the coding sequence ATGACCCAGCCCCATCCGCAAGCCTTTCCTCCCCGTTTTACCTGGGGGGTCGCCACCAGCAGCTATCAGATCGAAGGTGCCGCCCATGAAGACGGCCGATCTCCCAGCATCTGGGACACCTTCTGCGCCGCGCCCGGAAAGGTGAAGGGCGGTGACAACGGCGACGTGGCCTGCGATCACTACCACCGCCTGGACGGTGACCTCGACCTGATCGCCTCGCTGGGTGTCAACGCCTACCGCTTCAGCGTGGCGTGGCCGCGCATCCTTCCGGGCGGGCGCGGCGCCGTCAACCGCGCCGGCCTGGACTTCTACTCGCGTCTGGTGGACGGCCTGCTGGCACGCGGCATCACGCCGTGGCTCACGCTGTACCACTGGGACCTGCCGCAGGTTCTGCAGGACGCCGGCGGCTGGCCCGCGCGCGACACCGCCCTGGCCTTTGGGGAATACGCCGCTATTGTGGCCGCCGAACTGGGCGACCGGGTGGGGCACTTCATCACCATCAACGAGCCGTGGGTGGCCGCCTACCTGGGCCATGGAGCGGGCGTCCACGCACCGGGGCACACCGATCTGGCCGAGAGCTTCGCCGCCTCACACCACCTGCTGCTCGCCCACGGACTGGGCGTGCGGGCGGTGCGGGCAGCTGCGCCGGGCGCCCAGGTGGGCATCACCCTGAATCTGGCAGCGGCGTACCCGGCCACCGACCGCGAGGCCGACCACGCCGCCGCCCATCGCCAGGACGGCTTTGCCAACCGCTGGTATCTGGATCCGGTGTTCGGGCGCGGCTACCCGCAGGACACCGTAAAGCTGCTGGGCAACGCCAGCCCGCAGGCGCAGGAACTCGTGCGGCCCGGCGACCTGGACATCATCGGCACGCCGTCGGACTTTCTGGGCGTCAACATGTACTCGCGCAGCGTCGTGGAGACCGCGCCCGGCGAGGGCTGGCTGGGCGTGCGGCAGCTGCGGCCAGAGGGCAGCGAGTACACCGGCTTTGACTGGGAGGTGGCCCCGCAGAGCCTGAGCGACCTGATGCTGCGCCTGCAGCGCGACTACACCCCGCGCGCCATCTACATCACTGAGAACGGCGCGACCTACCCCGACACCGTCTCGGAAGACGGCACGGTGCATGACGAGGCGCGGACCCGCTATTTCCAGCAACATCTCGCCGCGCTGGAAGTGGCGCTGGCGGGCGGTGCCAAGGTGTCCGGGTATTTCGCGTGGTCCTTGATGGACAACTTCGAGTGGGCCGAGGGCTACGACAAGCGCTTCGGCATCGTGCATGTGGACTTTGACACCCAGGCGCGCACCCTCAAGCAGTCCGGACGCTGGTACCGCGACTTCCTGACCCGCGCCCAGCAGGGTCAGCCCGCATGA
- a CDS encoding glycoside hydrolase family 43 protein produces MTTRPHPVDQGPTVTVTNPVLRGFHPDPSILRVGQDYYLATSTFQWYPGVAIYHSRDLVNWRPAARPLSHTALLDMRGNADSGGIWAPALSHDGQRFHLIYTDVKSWGVQEVFKDSHNYLATAESIEGPWSGPVYLNSSGFDPSLFHDVDGDGGKWLVNMVWDHRAGRNPFAGIVLQQYCPQERRLVGPRTRIFEGTALGVTEAPHLYRKDGWYYLVTAEGGTSYEHAVTVARSRTLTGPYEVHPDNPVLTAVDAPALPIQKSGHASFTDTPDGQWLLAHLCGRPLTERGECPLGRETALQAVVWDTDGWPRLSAGGHHPQQHAALPALTPHPWPTPPERDTFAGSELRPEWMTLRAPAKLQGVQLTGAGLRLTGHESLNSRHRVALVGRRLQALDARLRTALRFDPEDFQQMAGICAYYDTRNWVYLRLSRDERLGRTLALLQSENGVYRELLSQEVPVGDAHPVQLGVVYRSGQFWFEYSLGGAWTQIGNPLDAGLLSDEHCGGLSFTGTFLALTCQDLSGRGLSAEFQWAEYVEPTPASPSAR; encoded by the coding sequence ATGACCACCCGGCCCCACCCCGTGGATCAGGGACCGACCGTGACCGTCACCAACCCGGTGCTGCGCGGCTTTCACCCCGATCCCAGCATTCTGCGCGTAGGGCAGGATTACTACCTCGCGACGAGCACCTTTCAGTGGTATCCGGGGGTGGCGATCTACCACTCGCGCGATCTGGTGAACTGGCGGCCCGCCGCGCGGCCGCTCTCGCACACGGCGCTGCTGGACATGCGCGGCAACGCCGATTCGGGCGGAATCTGGGCCCCGGCCCTGTCCCACGACGGTCAGCGTTTTCACCTGATCTACACCGACGTCAAGTCGTGGGGAGTGCAGGAGGTTTTCAAGGACAGCCACAACTACCTCGCGACCGCCGAGAGCATTGAGGGTCCGTGGTCCGGGCCGGTGTACCTGAATTCCAGCGGCTTTGACCCCAGCCTGTTTCATGACGTGGACGGCGACGGAGGCAAATGGCTGGTGAATATGGTCTGGGACCACCGCGCCGGACGCAATCCGTTTGCCGGCATTGTGCTGCAACAGTACTGCCCTCAGGAGCGGCGGCTGGTTGGCCCGCGCACGCGGATCTTTGAGGGTACCGCTCTGGGCGTTACCGAGGCGCCGCACCTGTACCGCAAGGACGGCTGGTACTACCTTGTCACGGCGGAGGGCGGCACGAGCTACGAACATGCCGTCACGGTGGCCCGTTCACGCACGCTCACCGGTCCCTACGAGGTGCATCCCGACAACCCGGTCCTGACCGCCGTGGACGCCCCCGCGCTGCCCATTCAGAAATCCGGGCATGCCAGCTTCACCGACACGCCGGACGGTCAGTGGCTGCTCGCCCACCTGTGTGGGCGGCCCCTCACCGAACGGGGCGAGTGCCCGCTGGGCCGCGAGACCGCGCTGCAGGCCGTGGTGTGGGACACAGACGGCTGGCCCCGGCTGTCGGCGGGCGGACACCACCCGCAGCAACACGCCGCCCTGCCCGCGCTGACGCCGCATCCCTGGCCCACCCCGCCCGAGCGCGACACCTTTGCCGGTTCCGAGCTGCGCCCCGAGTGGATGACCCTGCGGGCCCCCGCCAAACTGCAGGGCGTTCAGCTCACCGGCGCGGGCCTGCGCCTGACCGGCCACGAATCGCTGAACAGCCGGCACCGGGTGGCGCTGGTGGGCCGCCGCCTGCAGGCGCTCGACGCCCGCCTGCGCACCGCCCTGCGATTCGACCCCGAGGACTTTCAGCAGATGGCGGGGATATGCGCGTACTACGACACCCGCAACTGGGTGTACCTGCGCCTGAGCCGCGACGAGCGTCTGGGCCGCACCCTGGCGCTGCTGCAGTCCGAGAACGGCGTCTACCGCGAGCTGTTGTCGCAGGAGGTACCCGTGGGCGACGCCCACCCGGTGCAGCTGGGCGTGGTCTACCGGAGCGGACAGTTCTGGTTTGAGTACAGCCTGGGCGGCGCATGGACACAGATCGGCAACCCACTGGATGCGGGCCTGCTGAGCGACGAACACTGCGGCGGCCTGAGCTTCACGGGCACCTTCCTGGCGCTGACCTGCCAGGACCTCAGCGGACGCGGGCTGAGCGCCGAGTTTCAGTGGGCCGAGTACGTGGAGCCGACACCGGCATCCCCTTCGGCCCGCTGA
- the pnp gene encoding polyribonucleotide nucleotidyltransferase yields MIGKTYKTMLGGRELSIETGKLAKLVSGSVTLRYGDTMLLVTAQAREEKSTLDFLPLTVEFEERHYAVGRIPGSFHRREGRPGEKAILGARITDRQIRPLFPKGYRHETQVIITVISADGQNAPDVLGPVGASAALSLSDIPWAGPTACVRVGQIDGEYVINPTADQLGRSRMDLVVAGTKDAVMMVEAGAQNASEEDLVAAIEFAHAEMQGVISLIETMRAEVGQEKFNFLEESGLSTDLVPELAEKARAAGLRDALLTVKKKDRGARTKAVRDAVIAGYEPDPEAEGAKERITALKNVFNKVEKQELRRLILEEDLRADGRNSKTVRPIWIEARPLPRAHGSAIFTRGETQVLGVTTLGTERDEILVDDLSAEDNDKFLLHYNFPPYSTGEVKRMGGQSRREIGHGNLAKRAIRAVLPSFEEFPYVIRIVGEVLESNGSSSMATVCAGTLSLMDAGVPIKAPVAGVAMGLVMEGEKYRVLTDILGLEDALGDMDFKVCGTAEGVTALQMDIKVGGITPQIMREALAQARDGRLHILGKMAEVLSAPRAELSPTAPRIISIKINPELIGKVIGPGGKQVRELEAMGAQVTIEEDGTVRIFSAESASAEAVRDRISSITREAKAGEEFDGTVVKTTPFGAFVNLYPGQDGMLHISQMSEERINAVEDVLNVGDKLRVKIVNVDDRGKIDLIRPELEGKIAPREPRAPRPGGDRGGRPPRRD; encoded by the coding sequence ATGATTGGAAAAACGTACAAGACGATGCTCGGCGGACGCGAGCTGAGCATCGAGACCGGCAAGCTCGCCAAGCTGGTCAGCGGCAGCGTCACCCTGCGCTACGGCGACACCATGCTGCTGGTGACCGCCCAGGCGCGCGAGGAGAAAAGCACGCTGGACTTCCTGCCCCTGACGGTCGAGTTTGAAGAGCGGCACTACGCGGTGGGTCGGATTCCGGGATCGTTTCACCGCCGCGAGGGCCGCCCCGGCGAGAAGGCCATCCTGGGCGCCCGCATCACCGACCGCCAGATTCGTCCGCTGTTTCCCAAGGGATACCGTCACGAAACCCAGGTGATCATCACGGTGATCAGCGCCGACGGCCAGAACGCGCCGGACGTGCTGGGGCCGGTGGGCGCCTCGGCCGCGCTGTCGCTGAGCGACATTCCCTGGGCCGGCCCGACCGCCTGCGTGCGGGTGGGGCAGATTGACGGCGAGTACGTCATCAACCCCACCGCCGATCAGCTGGGCCGCAGCCGCATGGATCTGGTGGTCGCCGGTACCAAGGATGCCGTGATGATGGTCGAGGCCGGCGCGCAGAACGCCTCTGAGGAAGATCTGGTCGCGGCCATCGAGTTCGCCCACGCCGAGATGCAGGGCGTGATCTCCCTGATTGAAACCATGCGGGCCGAGGTGGGCCAGGAAAAGTTCAACTTCCTGGAAGAAAGCGGCCTGAGCACCGACCTCGTACCGGAACTTGCCGAGAAGGCCCGGGCCGCCGGCCTGCGCGACGCGCTGCTGACCGTCAAGAAAAAGGACCGCGGTGCCCGCACCAAGGCGGTGCGTGACGCCGTCATTGCCGGCTACGAGCCCGACCCCGAGGCCGAGGGGGCAAAAGAGCGCATCACCGCCCTCAAGAATGTCTTCAACAAGGTGGAAAAGCAGGAACTGCGCCGCCTGATTCTGGAAGAGGACCTGCGCGCCGACGGCCGCAACTCCAAGACCGTGCGCCCCATCTGGATCGAGGCGCGGCCCCTGCCCCGCGCCCACGGCAGCGCCATCTTCACGCGCGGCGAGACGCAGGTGCTGGGCGTGACCACGCTGGGCACCGAGCGCGACGAGATTCTGGTGGACGACCTCAGCGCCGAGGACAACGACAAGTTCCTGCTGCACTACAACTTCCCGCCGTACTCCACGGGCGAGGTCAAGCGCATGGGCGGGCAGTCGCGCCGTGAGATCGGCCACGGCAACCTCGCCAAGCGGGCCATCCGCGCGGTTTTGCCCTCCTTCGAGGAGTTTCCCTACGTGATCCGCATCGTGGGCGAGGTGCTGGAGTCCAATGGTTCGAGCAGCATGGCGACCGTGTGCGCCGGAACGCTGTCGCTGATGGACGCGGGCGTGCCGATCAAGGCCCCGGTGGCGGGCGTGGCGATGGGGCTGGTCATGGAGGGCGAGAAGTACCGCGTCCTGACCGACATCCTGGGCCTGGAAGACGCGCTGGGCGACATGGACTTCAAGGTCTGCGGCACCGCCGAGGGCGTCACGGCCCTGCAGATGGACATCAAGGTGGGGGGCATCACGCCGCAGATCATGCGTGAAGCGCTGGCCCAGGCCCGCGACGGCCGCCTGCACATCCTGGGCAAGATGGCCGAGGTGCTCAGCGCGCCGCGCGCCGAACTGTCGCCCACCGCGCCGCGCATCATCTCCATCAAGATCAACCCCGAGTTGATCGGCAAGGTGATCGGGCCCGGCGGCAAGCAGGTGCGCGAACTGGAAGCCATGGGCGCCCAGGTCACCATCGAGGAAGACGGCACCGTCCGCATCTTCAGCGCCGAGTCGGCCTCCGCCGAGGCCGTGCGCGACCGCATCAGCAGCATCACCCGCGAGGCCAAGGCGGGCGAGGAATTCGACGGCACGGTGGTCAAGACCACGCCGTTCGGGGCCTTCGTCAACCTGTACCCCGGTCAGGACGGCATGCTGCACATCTCGCAGATGTCCGAGGAACGTATCAATGCCGTCGAGGACGTGCTGAACGTCGGCGACAAGCTGCGCGTGAAGATCGTCAACGTGGACGACCGCGGCAAGATCGACCTGATCCGCCCCGAACTCGAGGGCAAGATTGCCCCGCGCGAACCCCGCGCTCCGCGCCCCGGCGGCGACCGGGGTGGACGTCCGCCGCGCCGCGACTGA
- the dkgB gene encoding 2,5-didehydrogluconate reductase DkgB has translation MSVPPFGLGTFRLKDQVVKDSVRDALELGYRAIDTAQGYGNEAEIGEVIAQSGVPREELYVTTKIKPDNYSREKLLASLRESVQKLQLDQVDLTLIHWPAPRGEVSAQEYLGALAEARAEGLTREIGVSNFTIALLKQARDILGDVPLATNQVEIHPYLQNRRLADFARREGIHLTSYMTLAVGKVMSDEVLQDIARAHGTTPAQVALAWALQQGYSVIPSSTKREHLAGNLRAQDLNLTDEDMSRIAALEQGETARLANPASVAPDWD, from the coding sequence ATGTCTGTTCCCCCCTTTGGTCTGGGTACGTTTCGCCTGAAAGATCAGGTTGTGAAGGATTCGGTCCGCGACGCGCTGGAGCTGGGTTACCGCGCCATCGACACCGCGCAGGGCTACGGCAATGAGGCCGAGATCGGGGAGGTGATCGCGCAGAGCGGAGTGCCGCGTGAAGAGCTGTACGTCACCACCAAGATCAAGCCGGACAACTACAGCCGTGAAAAGCTGCTTGCCAGCCTGCGCGAGAGTGTGCAGAAGCTGCAACTCGATCAGGTGGACCTGACCCTGATCCACTGGCCCGCTCCGCGCGGCGAGGTGTCGGCCCAGGAATACCTGGGTGCCCTGGCAGAAGCCCGCGCCGAGGGGCTGACCCGCGAGATCGGCGTGTCCAACTTCACCATCGCCCTGTTGAAACAGGCCAGGGACATTCTGGGCGACGTGCCTCTCGCCACCAATCAGGTGGAGATCCACCCCTACCTGCAAAACCGCAGGCTGGCCGACTTTGCGCGCCGGGAGGGCATCCACCTGACGTCGTACATGACGCTGGCAGTGGGCAAGGTCATGTCGGATGAGGTCCTGCAGGACATCGCCCGCGCGCACGGTACCACCCCCGCACAGGTGGCGCTGGCGTGGGCCCTGCAGCAGGGCTACTCGGTGATTCCGTCGTCGACCAAACGCGAGCATCTGGCGGGCAACCTGAGGGCGCAGGACCTGAACCTGACCGACGAGGACATGTCGCGCATCGCCGCGCTGGAGCAGGGAGAAACGGCCCGTCTTGCTAACCCGGCGAGCGTCGCGCCCGATTGGGACTGA
- a CDS encoding carbohydrate ABC transporter permease, whose protein sequence is MTTQPAPAAPQRVQSTPPSRSNRWRLPRLGRVILWAFVALACLLSVAPFYLMFVWASLPGDQIFNVPPHFWFGNAFAENIQRMLVATDYLALRYFWNSLYIATLSTVTTLFFCSLAGYAFAMYDFRAKGYLFGFILLTMLIPPLVMDIPSFLVMNNFLHWIGEPRALWVPGMANAFGIFLMRQYIVSALPKSLIEAARLDGATEFGIYLRVVLPLIRPILATLGVVTFVASWNNFKGALIMKLSDTTTTTLPLALRKITGGATNVNVDWGANLMLVLLTVIPLLIVFLFASRQVISGLTSGAVKD, encoded by the coding sequence GTGACCACCCAGCCTGCGCCCGCCGCTCCCCAGCGCGTCCAGTCCACCCCACCCTCACGCTCCAACCGCTGGCGGCTGCCGCGCCTGGGCCGCGTGATTCTGTGGGCCTTTGTGGCACTCGCCTGCCTGCTGTCGGTGGCGCCGTTCTACCTGATGTTCGTGTGGGCCTCGCTGCCCGGCGATCAGATCTTCAACGTGCCGCCCCACTTCTGGTTTGGCAACGCCTTCGCCGAGAACATCCAGCGCATGCTGGTCGCCACCGACTACCTGGCGCTGCGCTATTTCTGGAACAGCCTGTACATTGCCACGCTCTCCACGGTCACCACGCTGTTCTTCTGCTCGCTGGCCGGGTACGCCTTCGCCATGTACGACTTCCGGGCCAAGGGCTACCTGTTCGGTTTCATCCTGCTCACCATGCTGATTCCGCCGCTGGTAATGGACATTCCCTCGTTTCTGGTCATGAACAACTTCCTGCACTGGATCGGCGAGCCGCGGGCGCTGTGGGTGCCGGGCATGGCGAATGCCTTCGGCATCTTCCTGATGCGCCAGTACATCGTCTCGGCCCTGCCCAAATCGCTGATCGAGGCCGCGCGGCTCGATGGAGCCACCGAATTCGGCATCTATCTCAGGGTGGTGCTGCCCCTGATTCGTCCGATCCTGGCCACGCTGGGCGTGGTGACTTTCGTGGCCTCGTGGAACAACTTCAAGGGCGCACTGATCATGAAGCTGTCCGACACCACCACGACCACCCTGCCGTTGGCCCTGCGCAAGATCACGGGCGGCGCGACCAACGTGAACGTGGACTGGGGCGCCAACCTGATGCTGGTGCTGCTGACGGTCATTCCGCTGCTCATCGTGTTTCTGTTCGCCAGCCGTCAGGTGATCTCCGGCCTGACCAGCGGCGCGGTCAAGGACTGA